The Ipomoea triloba cultivar NCNSP0323 chromosome 4, ASM357664v1 DNA segment CAACTCAATTGAATACATGTTGATGGATTGCCACATAGTTGCAACAGGTTTAGCATAATTCTAGTGTTGAGTTGTTGAATTTTGACGTTATGTTAGCATAATGGTTTTAGGAATTATTCTCCAAAAATAACAAGGAAATGATGTGTATAGTATATTGGTAGCCTTCCTTCTATAATTTCGTGGCACAATCACAACTTGGTAGTCTAAAAGAATAAACTTGATAATATGAGCTTAAGTTATGAAGGGGAAGTTGGTAAAGCTGTGAATGAGGCAACTTCACAATATGATAGATAACTCAATACTTGTGGTAGAGGCAATACTAACCAACTAAATGCTTCGATAGGTGCTTAGCAACACAATGCGATTGCACCAACGAGTTTTATTTTGTGTAGATCGAGTTGATGTGATCATATTATAGGTCACATGTACAATGGCTTATGGGGTTGTCCTCTTCGATGATAGCAACTAATAATGGTGATTTGCATTGCATTGAAAACCTTTTTCTCAGTGAAGCATTGGCATGCAAAGCGGCTTTGTCATGAATCAAAAGCAAGGGATTAAATAACATTGTGTTGGAATCTAACTACTCACACGTTCGTCTTAAATTAAATAGTGCATGGATTGATCTTTCTTATGTATGATAAGCTATATTAGATTGTTTATCCTCATTAAGTCTTCGAATTTTGTTTTGGTTAGACATATTTGTAGGTTACCGAGTTAGGTAGCCCATACTCTTATTAAAGCTATATGTGATACCCATACTTCTTTTTGCATTAGAGGTTTAATTATTTtgcaatattttcttttattgcctttcaaaaaaaatgatattagtggattaaatttgaaaatattattatacttgggaaattgaaaaataaaaaagatggaTGTTCTgaataaatatcaatttatttaaaatgagTATCACtcagtcgttgtagtatagtggtgagtattcccgcctgtcacgcgggtgacccgggttcgatccccggcaacggcgtagCAATTTTAATTTTCGTTTCATTCGTGTAAAACGTCGTCGTATATTTAGTACCGGTAATGAATTGAATATTCTGGACATGAACCGCGAGAAGAAAATTGAAAACCCCTAAAACCCTTTCAATCCCTCTGCAAGCTCAGACACTTCTGCAATCATGTACGGAGGAGGTAAAGTCTCCACAAAATCTCATCTATACAATTATTCGTACAAAAATTCGGCACTTCTGTGTTTTTGCTTAAATCTATTTATCGGGCGTTGTCTTTTTTTCATTCTGCAGATGAAGTCTCTGCGATAGTCGTAGACTTGGGTTCTCACACTTGCAAGGCTGGTTACGCTGGCGAAGATGCTCCTAAAGCCGTTTTTCCTTCTGTAAGTTACAGCTACATTTACTCTCTCAAGCAATTTTACGTTTTTCCCTTCAATTTTCTGAATCTTGAAACTGGGCAAGTTTCAAACTTGGGAGGTGGGGGAGCGTGGGTAGCTTTTTGATAGGGTTTAGCAATGCCAGTGAGGTCAGATAAACTTATGCATTATAgttaaaatatacaaatttgtTTGCTTCAAAGTCTGGCTTGCATTATAGTTAAAATAGTCATTGACACGGGGTAACCCAGAGCAAGAGATccacacttgtaaccacaaggtcatgaGTTCCAATCCTTGCtcccttggtttgagccggttagTTATAggtaacctaggttggtttacttcttgtggtcctttgccggctagggtcacaaggcatgGTTTACTCACTCGGAAGGGTTGTAGGGTTTgcctcgtcatccaaaaaaaatagcCATTGAAACATGGATTATGGGTTGTACAATACTACAATGATTGCATTTTGTTTTGGTCCCCAGTTTGCTACtgattttgttttggttttgtaAGTTTGAGAAGTATGACAGTATGTTATAGACTCTCAGTTATATGAGCTTTCTTGTGACCACTTGGATATTTACTGAATTTCTTTTCctatatgtttaattgtttatggTTTTGCTTCAGTTCATGTTAACCTTTTGATTTTCTGTAAAGGTTGTTGGATCAATTGATCAAATGGAAGTTGATAATCCTGATAATCCAGAGAATAATTCTGGATCTGCCCCTGACTCTAAGTCCAAGGGCAAGCGAAAATTGTATGTAGGATCTCAATCCTTGGGATTCCGCCGGGATCATATGGAGGTCAGTTTGCAAAGCTCTAATGCTTTGGAGATGTTATTCCTTCACCTttcctaattatattatttatatgaatggcAAACATTCTATTTCCTCAGGCACTCTCACCCATTAAGGATGGAATAGTTGCAGACTGGGAAATTGTTGAAAACATATGGGACCATGCCTTCAGGTACTATAccatttattttctttccttgaAAGGTTCCCTCTGTTTTTCAACTTTTAACTGCTTACTTGCATTGGAAAATTAATGGTAGTCTAAGTTCTTGCTTAAAACACAAGGTTCTTGACTTTTTTTCACTTGTAGGGATTGTTTGCTGATTGATCCTAAAGAGCATCCAATGCTACTTGCTGAGCCATGTTCCAATACTCAACAACAGAGAGAAAAGTGAGTGTGCAGGCAAAACTATTTCATTCACTATGCAATATATGAGCAATGTcatcattttaatatttcaatgaTTAACTGAAAGGGTTCTTACCTTCAAGAACAATACTTCAGGTAGTTATTGCACATTGTAAATTCCTGATACCTGAACTTATAAACTAGATGTAACAATAATCATTTAGACAGAGCATGCTATGAAGAAGCATTGAGAGAGAGAACATTGTATAACAAAACAATCTAATGTTTGACATACTTCCTCCACACTCTATTATTCATATAGTAAAAGACTGCAGTTGACTGAAAACTAATTTTACAGGGCAGCAGAGCTTATGTTTGAAAAATACCAAGTCCCTGCTTTGTTTTTGGCCAAAAATGCTGTGAGTTCTCACTTCTATcctccttttttgtttttgtttttgatgtAAATTGACTCAGAGTCTCAGACCTAAGAAAGATCGTTTCTTTTCTCATCTTAGCTTACTATTTTATGAGATTGTGATTTAGTGTGTGATTGCTAAATGACTGGTTGTGTTTCTTTTAATGCCAGGTTCTAACATCTTTTGCATCAGGACGCGCCACTTCTTTGGTCGTAGATAGGTAGGAGATTATGCACTTCTTGAAAAAAGCAACCCTGATTACTTCTTGGACATTATTTACAAATAAGTTTGTCTAAAACAAACAATCAAACTTGCTTGAAAATACTAGGGTGAAAACATATCGTAAAATATGACGTGTTAAACTTCTAATTCAATTCTTCaccaacaaaaatataatgcaaAAACTTCTTTAGCTATGGAGTTTCTTGCTTGCATCAGTTTACAACTTTACCAGTATGGTATACCGTATATTTGCTTAAACAAGTTCTAATGCTTTGCACCTTGCTGCTAATTGACTCAGTGGTGGTGGATCAACTACCATTGCTCCTGTGCATGATGGATACGTTCTTCAAAAGGTAATTCCCtttaaatatgtaaatgtaTTGGGTATAGGCTGCTTACTGACTGAAAACTTGGAATCTGATGTGGGGTTTAAAGTCCTGGAATTGTGGTTGAAACTGAACAAGTTTAATTCAGGGTAGGAACTGATACAGGGCCTTCCTGAAGATGGAGAAAAAGGTTCATGGGTCCTGAAATGAACATCTGGCCATGTTTATTGGTTTATGAAATGTGAAAAAGTTTAAAGGATAGGGTTGGAATCAAGGAATCCACTATGCTTATCACctgtataatttcttttcataaCCATGTACACTTTTCTGTtctcataaataaaatttggattaaaacaataaattaaaaatatgatcATGTGTGGAAATGGAGGGTGCACAACAAGGTCTATTAAGCTGgaaattttgatgtgtttgaGACTGCATTTGGTTATAAATGTTAAATTATAACATACCAGATACTATTAATCTATTTCCCTAGCTtgtaatttgtttcttttttcaaggtttccctttaattaatttgctATTGCTTCACACTTTGACAATAGGCTGTTACTACATCTCCTATAGGGGGAGACGTGCTTACTGAGGCCTTGATGAAAAGTCTGGAACAAAAGGGCATCATTGTGAGTTACTTTCACTTCAATGTGCATCCTAAGACATGATTAATTGAGATGATTCAGATATTTCTTAATATGatcattcatttcctttttctccTTGTCCTTGAAACTGCAGATAAAACCTCGATATtctttcaaaagaaaagaaatccgGCCAGGAGAATTTCAGGTTATCAGCTTAATGATTAATTCTGTACTTacctatattatttttatcatgatTTGCTTTATGTTCCTGTAATCCTTGAAGTTTAGGTTGGTTTCTCTTTATGTGTGCCTTAATAATGTTAGCCTTGTTACCTTGTACTGTGAAGGTTTTCTGCTAGAAGTGAACTATTCAAGTTCTTTGTTGTCTTctcaaataaagaaagaaaacttGAGGCCCTAGTTATTCTGTTTTTTCAAGAGTGTGTACACTTATATTCAGACTCTGAGACCATCATACTGTGTAGTAAAGAAATAGCACTTTTGTTTGTAGTTGAGAGCTGTAAATTGCACtgaacaaaaattattattttgaagtTTGTGTAACCTAAAGCTAGTATTTAACTTATGCactattattttacttttgtgCTTGGTGTTATCACTACATttcattttcttcctttttaaCTTCAATACTTCTAAAATTTCTCATTCAGACAGTGGATCTTGATTTTCCTAATACAACTGAAAGTTACAAACTTTACTGCCAGGTAACTTTcttgttagaattttttatgTTCAATTATTGTAACCTTTTATTCTTGTACTCAaatgttcttttcttttcacaGAAAGTGATTGCCAGTGACATCAAAGAATGTGTGAGCCGAGCTCCAGATACTCCATATGATGGTCTGTGCTCCTCTTATGTTGGATTTTTCCCAATTTCTTCACATTGTTATATAGTGATCTGAATGTGATAAAGCAATTCTCTACTAGTTTCCATGAGTACTTCTCTAATCTCTAACCAATGTTGCACCCTTTATTGgtgataaaataaaatcacaTCATAGTTGGCAGTTTCCTAGTGGAAATATCAAAGTTCGCTTCCATGTTTAATATGGTTCTCATTTTTATTCCGACTCTTTTAAGGAAGAAAATATGAGAAATTTAGTGGCACTATGCAATTGTATACGTGCTAATGTGCTACTAAGTTGAAAATAATGCTATTTGACAGTTTTGACATATGATGAGCTGCTATAATTGATACTTAACAAAATGGAAAGAGGGAAGTCTTTTTTTAGGTTTCTAGGTGTTTGGAGCAATTCAGAGTAAAGGGGGAGAAATTATACAAAGTATTCAGAGTATACTTATCAACTAAACTATGCCTTAATTCTAACCTAGGTGGGAGAGTGCATGAATACTTAGCTATATTAACTGATCTACTATTACCAGTTGTTCTCCATCATGCTGTTTAGTTGGTTTGGTTTAAATTCCTCGTAAATTTGTTATAGCTTGTTTGCTCTTACAACATCCAGATTATGTTGATACTTTTTATCCTGCAGATAGTTCATACTCAAACATTCCAATGACGCCTTATGAGCTTCCTGATGGGCAGTAAGTTCATGAACTCTGAGGATGACCTATCAATTCATTTGGAGATCTTTCTTGACTCAAAAACTTTGGAGCCCCTTGATCCTTATTTTCCCTTGGTCTTAGTTTTATCTTTAGCTGGTTTTAATTAGGGCCACTTGGCTCTGTGCCACGAATGAATTCAGtgctgtttatttatttatttaatctttgtTACTAGTGTTACTAAATTGTCTTCTGATTGTGCTCTTTGCTTTATATTATGACCCAGGACTATAGAAATTGGCGCAGACAGATTCAAGATCCCTGACATCTTATTCAATCCTTCTTTGGTTCAGGTTGGTGTCACTAAGATTCATACGATATTGATTTCATGTTTTGCCCTGTCCATAAGATTCAATATTTCTTCCTGGGGCCTTTGTATCTTGAATGATGGCAATGATTGTCAGTGcaatgtatatgtatgtgtgtgtgtatttgcCTTTGTGCTTCAGGGAACCATTTGAGATTTGATAGTTTTGTTCTTTTAGTCCATCTGTCCATTTTtatcagtgttgtaaaaatcggtcTAGGTGGCCACCTAGTCGCTAGGCACGGATAAGGCACTAAGTCAAGATACAAATGAAATGGAAAGTAACCGATCAATCAAGCATCAGATTTGCAGATCACAAATGGAGCATAACTCATGGGATTGGGGGAAAAAATCAGGGGAAGACAAATCACATTATTTATGCTTGTTACTTAATTTCTTCATTGTATGGGATTATAAATAAGGAGACTCCCCTAGTGTTGAGGCACCAAATATTCATTAGAAAATAATAcaccctccgtcccattttatctgtcttactttcctttttaatctGTCCCAAAATTTTGTCCACTTTCCTAAAATGATCATCATTACATTtctatttttcctattttacccttctaACTTAAACTTCAACTACTCCATACTCTGATATACTCAACAATTGCAATCCactcaaatattcttaaaaatcGTGCCCAATTAGAAATAGTGAAGACCATATCTCTTCCTGGGTTTCTTCATTTGCACTTCGCAAACtgaagaaatgttttttttttcttactttcttcaaaaaaaaaagaaaaaaagaactgGGTTTCTTAATTTCTCTTCCTGGATTTCTTCACTTCGGTTACTCTTCTTCGCCGGAAGAAGACTCGCGCCGCCTGAGTCCATAGTAGATGGATTCTtcactttgtgctttaatttctaaaaaaatttgaataatagagaagaagaaatataatGGGTAGAAGTATAGAGTAGATGGATTCTTTTTCTTCATAACTTCGACGCCGCCTGAGTGCTGTGAAACCACCGCCACTAAagtgattattaattttttaaaaaataaaaaatatagaggtttaatcaaataatctaaaaaaaatgccATTCAAACTCCATTTTCGTAGAGGATAGaggtgaggaagaagaaatggaattaCAGAGATAAAGATATTTGATGTATACGGAGTAACTTTCTGAGCAAAGTACAACACATtaagaattgaaattgaatAGTCAACTCATCACATGCTTATGTTGTGGGCAAAATAGGAAAAACATGCATTCTTTTATTCACTTCCTAAAAATGCGTGCAAATGCTAAGTATGACATATATTTCGGGACAGAGGGAGTAGCTAATTAGCTATTATAGTTGTGCAAGAATCCGTTCTTGCTGGAGCATACTTTACAGTAGCCTTGTTTGTCCTTATTCATTTCAATCCTATGAATCTGCATGAATGGATTCTTGCCCAACTATAATAGctattattttctaataatgAATATTCGATGCCTTCAACTCTAGGGGAGGCTCCTTATTTATACTTCcataaattaagaaattaagcaAATAGCATAAATTATGTGATTTGTCTTCCCCTAATTTTCTGCTCCAATCCCATGAGTTATGCTCCATTTGTGATCTGCAAATTTGATGCTTGATTGATGGGTTACTTATTTTCATTTGTATCTTGACTTAGTGCCTTATCAGGCATTCAGGCGCCCCTAGACTGAAGGGAAGAACAGGAAATTAGGCACTTGGCCGATTAGTAGGCCTCGGCagccattttttattttttgtttttcattttttttatttgctacTTTGATGGATTGTATGTGTTATGGTTGGAGTATTATGTGCTATTGAACATTTGTATTTTATGGGAGGAATACTTGCTAGTTGCCTAGAAGTCTACAAAATAACACACGCACACATATACTCCCTTTgccccattttacctgtcctgtttactattcattggtcaaaccaactctttcttctttgcttattttctttagtatttttacttatttttaagtttgatttttttgtttaatagtactttcaatgtagtttctaaatatataaattttgtatattaatattaaacttaatattatgaaaatatgaattaaaaataatttcagtcaagccttGTTAACCGAACCAGATACATAAAACAGGATATAAGGAGTATTAGTTAGGTGCCTAgttatttttgcaacattgattTTAATATGAATGCTTTCCTTACTGGTTTGTTGCTTCTTTAA contains these protein-coding regions:
- the LOC116014828 gene encoding actin-related protein 4-like, translated to MYGGDEVSAIVVDLGSHTCKAGYAGEDAPKAVFPSVVGSIDQMEVDNPDNPENNSGSAPDSKSKGKRKLYVGSQSLGFRRDHMEALSPIKDGIVADWEIVENIWDHAFRDCLLIDPKEHPMLLAEPCSNTQQQREKAAELMFEKYQVPALFLAKNAVLTSFASGRATSLVVDSGGGSTTIAPVHDGYVLQKAVTTSPIGGDVLTEALMKSLEQKGIIIKPRYSFKRKEIRPGEFQTVDLDFPNTTESYKLYCQKVIASDIKECVSRAPDTPYDDSSYSNIPMTPYELPDGQTIEIGADRFKIPDILFNPSLVQTIPGMESFAETATSLRGLPQMVIESISRCDVDIRRELYSSILLSGGTASMQQLKERLEKDLLEESPQAARVKVLASGNATERRFSVWIGGSILASLGSFQQMWFSKSEYEEHGASYVQRKCP